The genomic window TGGCCAGTTGCACGGCCTGCTCCGGCCACCATACCCCAGCAAGGGGGCCACCGTTGCACGCTCCGTCGCTCTCTCCGGGGGCTTTCACCCAGAGGTTCGCGTCGAGGTGTTCGGCCTGCGCGGTGAGGGGCTGTTGTCCCACCGTCCGGCCGGACGGATTGCACCACTCGCCGTTCGAGCCGCTGCCGTTCCGAGAGGTGTCGATCACGTAATGGGCGCCGTCGAGGAGGCCGCTCAGCTCCTCCGCATAGGCGATCTCGTCCTCGGTCGTGTTGTAGTTGGAGACGTTGGTGGCGAAGCCGGTGGCGTCGGCGACACCGGCTTCCCGGAGGAGCTCGGCCATCTCGGCGGGCGGACGCCAGTCGGAGTGCCCACCGTCGAGGTACACGGGGACGGATGCGTCCGCGAACTGCTCGGTCGCGGCTTCCAGTTGCCGCATCCGCGCGGTGCGGTCACCGCAGTCCGGCGCGAGCGCGACGGCATCCGGTTCGAGGATGACGGCGACGCGGTGATCCGCGACGGCGGCGACGATCTCGGCGACCCAGTCCTGGTACTCGTCACTCGACAGCCCACCTGCGGACTGGTTGCCGCAATCCCGCTCCGGGATGCCGTAGACCGTGAAGACCGGCATGGAACCGGAGCGCTCGGCGGACCGGACGATCTCGGAGACGGTGTCCCGGACGGTTCCCATCGGGTAGCGCTCCGGCACGAGCCAGATCGCGGTCGGCTCCGCCGCGAGCCGCTCCGCCGCTGCGAGCTGTTGGGCGACATCGGTCGGGTCGCCGTTCGAACCACCGCTCGTCCCGGCCGTGGCGGACGTCGTCGGTTCCTCGGTCGCGGCCGCCGGATCGGCCGCGGCGGCGCGAGCGGCCAGCGAGGACGGATCGACGTACAACTGCGCGCCGTCGAACGGGCCGGCGGCGGCGTTCGGAACACGGCTCACGAGCGACACCGCGAGGGCACCGCCGGCGAGGAGGACGGCGACGACGCCGAGGGCGACTGCCGTCCGGGCACGTCGTCGGTCGCGGGGTGTTCTCGGCACGGATCCTCCTGCATGGTCATCCGCAATTGTGCCCGACATTCCTGCGGTGCGGTGTCGATTCCCGCGAATCCGTGCCCCGAGTGGGGGACGGATTCGCTCAGTGGCCGCATGGACGGCCCCACGACGCGCCGAGCTCCGCGAGCGACCCTCACACTGGGACTGCACACCAGGGCTCCCACCGCAACGTTGTCCGGATCGCCGCTGCTCCCTACCCTTGATGATCGGGGCGACGCAGGGTCGCCCGCCCGGCCCGAGGAGCGCACACGTGAGCACGAAGACCATCCCCACCTCCGACGCGGCGGCCGGTGACGCCCCCGCGAAGGTCATTCCCTGGGTGCTCGGGCCCTCCCTCGTGATCATCCTCGGTGTCGCGCTGTTCTCGATCCTGCTTCCGAAGCAGGCGGAGTCCGTCTTCAACGCGATCCAGTCCGGCATCATCGGTGGCCTCGGGTGGTACTACGTCCTCCTCGTCGCGGCCTTCGTCATCGTGGCGATCGTCTTCGCCGTGTCGAAGTTCGGCGACATCAAGCTCGGCAAGGACGACGACGAACCGGAGTTCTCGCTCCTGTCCTGGTTCTCCATGCTCTTCGCCGCCGGCATGGGCATCGGCCTCGTCTTCTACGGTGTCGGTGAACCGTTGACGCATTTCCTCGAGCCGCGTCCCGGCGTCACGGGATCCGAGCAGTCCCTCGCCCAGCAGGCGATGAGTCAGACGTACCTGCACTGGGGCCTGCACGCTTGGTCGATCTATGCGGTCGTCGGCGTGGCACTGGCCTACGCCGTGCACCGGAAGGGACGACCGATGTCGATCCGCTGGGCGATCGAACCGCTCCTCGGCAAGCGCGTGCAGGGCGGCTGGGGCAACGCGATCGACACGATCGCCGTCATCGGCACCGTCTTCGGCGTCGCGACCTCACTCGGGCTCGGTGTGCTGCAGATCTCCGCCGGACTCGGCTACACGGGCATCGCCGAGCCGAACATCCTCACCCAGGTCATCCTCATCCTCGTGATCACCGGGGTCACGATCTTCTCCCTCGTGTCCGGTGTGCACAAGGGCATGAAGTGGCTCTCGAACACCAACCTCATCCTCGCCGGGCTCCTCCTGTTCTTCGTCCTGTTCGCCGGCCCGACGCTGTTCCTCCTGCGCGAATGGGTGCAGTCGATGGGCGCCTACCTCCAGAACGTGGTCGGACTCACCTTCAACGTCTCCGCGTACCAGGGCGCTGCTGGCGAGGCCTGGCAGTCCTCGTGGACGACCTTCTACTGGGGATGGTGGATGTCGTGGGCGCCCTTCGTCGGCGTCTTCATCGCCCGCATCTCGAAGGGGCGCACCGTGCGGCAGTTCGTGCTCGGCGTCCTGCTCGTCCCGACCCTCGTCACCTTCCTCTGGTTCGCCGTGCTCGGTGGCACCGCCATCATGCAGTCGCTCGAGGGTCGTGACTTCAGCGGCGCCGACGGCCCGGTGGATCTCAACACCGCCCTGTTCAACATGCTCGCAGGCCTCCCCGGCGGATCGATCGCGACCGTCGGCGCCCTGCTGCTGATCCTCCTGTTCTTCGTGACCTCGGCCGACTCGGGATCGCTCGTGATGGGCATGCTCACCACCGGCGGCACGGAGCCGCGGAACCGGGTCCGGATCGCCTGGGCGCTCGTGACCAGCCTCCTGGCCATCTCGCTGCTCATCGCGGGCGGGCTCGCGTCGATGCAGACGGCGGCCATCATCACGGCGCTGCCGTTCAGCGTCGTGATCATCCTCATGTGCGTCTCCTCGTTCAAGGCCTTCGGCATCGAGGTGCGACGGGAGCAGCGGGCGAAACGTCGCCTGTTCGCCGCAGAGCTCACCGAGAGCGTGTCAGCGGACGTGAGCGAACAGCTGTCCGATCAGGTCTCCGAACAGGTCACGGAGCACTTCGGGACGATGACCGCCCAACTCGACCTCCGGCAGCTCGCCTCCCCGGACGCCCCGGGAACATCGGCCGCGTCCCCGGACCCACAGCAGCATGACCCGAAGCAGCGCCGCTCGAAGGACTGACCAGGCGGCTCAACCGACGGGGAAGCGGTCCGAGATCCAGGCCGCTTCCTCGGCGGTCGGCGACCACGCCGAACCGGCCGCGGCGTTCGCGCGGATCTGCCCCGGAGTGGTCGCGCCGGCGATGACACTCGAGAGCCCGTCCTGGGCGAGCAACCAGCCGAACGTCGCCTCCAGCATGGAAATGCCGCGTTCGTCGCAGAAGGCCTGGTAGGCCTCGATCGCGTCCCAGGGCGCCGTGTCGAGCAGGTGCTTGCGCTGGCGCATGATGCGGCTGTCCGCCGGCCCGCCGTCGCGGGAGAACTTCCCCGTGAACAGGCCGTTGTAGAGCGGGAAGTACGGAAGGAAGCCGACGCCGGCGGCGCGCATGGCCGGGAACAGCTCGCGCTCGGCGCCCCGGACGAGCAGGCTGTACTCGTTCTGGGCCGAGATGAAGGCCGGGTGGCCGGCGGTGCGCGCCGCCCAGTCCGCCTCGGTCAGCTGCCAACCGGCGAAGTTCGAGTGGCCGGCGTAGCGGATCTTCCCCTCGTGGACGAGTTCGTCCAGGGCGGCGATCGTCTCCTCGATGGGCGTGAACGGGTCTGGGGTGTGCAGCTGGTAGAGGTCGATCCAGTCGGTGCCCAGGCGGCGGAGCGAACCCTCGACGGCGAGCCGCACGTAGCGACGGGAGCCCTTGGCACCCCAGTTCGGGATCGGGCTCTCGTAGTCCACATGGCCGAACTTGGTCGCGAGGACGATCTCATCCCGCCGTCCGGCGATCGCCTGCCCGAGGAGCCGTTCGCTCAGCCCGTACTCCCGGCCGTAGATGTCGGCGGTGTCGAAGAGGGTGATTCCGGCGTCGATCGCGGCGTCGACGACGGCTCGCGTGCCGTCCAGGCTCTCGGTGACCGTGCCCTCGCGGCCGAAATTGTTGCAGCCGATGCCGACCGCTGAGACGAGGAGGCCGCTGCGACCGAGTGGGCGATAGCTGAGATCAGACATGCGTCCAGGCTAGCCCGAGCGTCCTCCACAGGCACCCGTCGGCCCCCGACGCCGCGGCCAGGCCCACGTGACGCATCGCGCCGATCACGGGCTTCCTACGCTCGGTGCATGACCACACACCTCACCATCACCGATCCCGTACTCCCCTGCTCCGTCATCGCCGACCCGACCGCCGAGGGCTTCGTCAGGATGCCGACACCGCTGGGGCGGATCGAGCTCCGCTCCGTCGACGACGCGGTCTCAGCCGTGCGCTTCGAGCACCACGGGCGACTCCCACTCGACGGGGTGGACGAACGCCCCACCGCGGTCCTCCTCGACGCCGCGGAGCAGATCGACGAGTACCTCCGCGGACGACGCACCGTGTTCGACCTCCCACTCGTCACGACCGGCACGCCGTTCCAGCAGGCGGTCTGGTCGGCGCTCGGCGAAGTGCCGTTCGGCGACACCATCGGGTACGGCGCCCTTGCGGCCGCGGCCGGTGCCCCGCAGGGCGGCCGGGCGGCCGGCCAGGCGGTTCGGGCGAACACCATCGCGCTCCTCATCCCCTGTCATCGCGTCCTCGGAACCGGGCGGATCGTGACGGGCTATTCTGGCGGAGACGGGCCAGCCACAAAACGCTGGCTCCTCGACCACGAAGGGATCCCGTACCGCCGATGAGTCCAGCCTCCCCGACCATCGTCGGCACCGACGGCCTGACCCGCTGCGCTTGGGCCGGGACGGACACGGAGTACCAGCGCTATCACGACGAGGAGTGGGGCGTGCCGCTCCACGGACAGCGGCAGGTCTTCGAGAAGATCAGTCTCGAAGGGTTCCAGGCGGGGCTCTCCTGGATCACGATCCTTCGGAAGCGACCGGCTTTCCGGGAACGGTTCCACGGCTTCGACCTCGACGCCGTCGCAGCCATGACGGAGGCTGATGTCGAGAGCCTGCTCGATGACGCCCGGATCATCCGGCACCGCGGGAAGATCAACGCGGTCATCGGCAATGCCC from Plantibacter flavus includes these protein-coding regions:
- a CDS encoding glycoside hydrolase family 6 protein; the protein is MPRTPRDRRRARTAVALGVVAVLLAGGALAVSLVSRVPNAAAGPFDGAQLYVDPSSLAARAAAADPAAATEEPTTSATAGTSGGSNGDPTDVAQQLAAAERLAAEPTAIWLVPERYPMGTVRDTVSEIVRSAERSGSMPVFTVYGIPERDCGNQSAGGLSSDEYQDWVAEIVAAVADHRVAVILEPDAVALAPDCGDRTARMRQLEAATEQFADASVPVYLDGGHSDWRPPAEMAELLREAGVADATGFATNVSNYNTTEDEIAYAEELSGLLDGAHYVIDTSRNGSGSNGEWCNPSGRTVGQQPLTAQAEHLDANLWVKAPGESDGACNGGPLAGVWWPEQAVQLAKGFSAW
- a CDS encoding BCCT family transporter — encoded protein: MIGATQGRPPGPRSAHVSTKTIPTSDAAAGDAPAKVIPWVLGPSLVIILGVALFSILLPKQAESVFNAIQSGIIGGLGWYYVLLVAAFVIVAIVFAVSKFGDIKLGKDDDEPEFSLLSWFSMLFAAGMGIGLVFYGVGEPLTHFLEPRPGVTGSEQSLAQQAMSQTYLHWGLHAWSIYAVVGVALAYAVHRKGRPMSIRWAIEPLLGKRVQGGWGNAIDTIAVIGTVFGVATSLGLGVLQISAGLGYTGIAEPNILTQVILILVITGVTIFSLVSGVHKGMKWLSNTNLILAGLLLFFVLFAGPTLFLLREWVQSMGAYLQNVVGLTFNVSAYQGAAGEAWQSSWTTFYWGWWMSWAPFVGVFIARISKGRTVRQFVLGVLLVPTLVTFLWFAVLGGTAIMQSLEGRDFSGADGPVDLNTALFNMLAGLPGGSIATVGALLLILLFFVTSADSGSLVMGMLTTGGTEPRNRVRIAWALVTSLLAISLLIAGGLASMQTAAIITALPFSVVIILMCVSSFKAFGIEVRREQRAKRRLFAAELTESVSADVSEQLSDQVSEQVTEHFGTMTAQLDLRQLASPDAPGTSAASPDPQQHDPKQRRSKD
- a CDS encoding aldo/keto reductase, with translation MSDLSYRPLGRSGLLVSAVGIGCNNFGREGTVTESLDGTRAVVDAAIDAGITLFDTADIYGREYGLSERLLGQAIAGRRDEIVLATKFGHVDYESPIPNWGAKGSRRYVRLAVEGSLRRLGTDWIDLYQLHTPDPFTPIEETIAALDELVHEGKIRYAGHSNFAGWQLTEADWAARTAGHPAFISAQNEYSLLVRGAERELFPAMRAAGVGFLPYFPLYNGLFTGKFSRDGGPADSRIMRQRKHLLDTAPWDAIEAYQAFCDERGISMLEATFGWLLAQDGLSSVIAGATTPGQIRANAAAGSAWSPTAEEAAWISDRFPVG
- a CDS encoding methylated-DNA--[protein]-cysteine S-methyltransferase — encoded protein: MTTHLTITDPVLPCSVIADPTAEGFVRMPTPLGRIELRSVDDAVSAVRFEHHGRLPLDGVDERPTAVLLDAAEQIDEYLRGRRTVFDLPLVTTGTPFQQAVWSALGEVPFGDTIGYGALAAAAGAPQGGRAAGQAVRANTIALLIPCHRVLGTGRIVTGYSGGDGPATKRWLLDHEGIPYRR
- a CDS encoding DNA-3-methyladenine glycosylase I; the protein is MSPASPTIVGTDGLTRCAWAGTDTEYQRYHDEEWGVPLHGQRQVFEKISLEGFQAGLSWITILRKRPAFRERFHGFDLDAVAAMTEADVESLLDDARIIRHRGKINAVIGNARTALELGDDLDELLWSFTPPSRPARFAQWTEVPAVTPESTALSAHLRKRGYRFVGPTTMYALMQSGGLVDDHLVGCWRSESAP